In Campylobacter sp. RM16189, a genomic segment contains:
- the pseI gene encoding pseudaminic acid synthase: MKIENFDTNKNVFIIAELSANHSGSLETAIQTIKAAKRAGADAIKLQTYTADSLTLNSQKEDFMIRGGLWDGRNLYELYEQAMTPREWHKELFDVASNEGLICFSSPFCKDDVEFLEQFNPPAYKIASFEAIDYDFVEYVAKKNRPIIISTGIVTHEEISDIVKICKNVGNNKIALLKCTSSYPAPLNEMNLLNIPTIKDEFSVEIGFSDHTLGIVAPIVAVSLGARIIEKHFILNKDIKSVDDAFSLDETEFAQMVKAVRDAEALLGKKQFISGGESRNFARSLYASKDIKVGEKFTEENIRSVRPGYGLHPKFKKEILGKTAKRGIEFANKITKDDY, from the coding sequence ATGAAAATAGAAAATTTTGATACAAATAAAAACGTATTTATCATCGCCGAACTCTCAGCCAACCACTCAGGAAGCTTAGAGACAGCGATTCAAACGATAAAAGCAGCCAAGCGCGCCGGAGCCGATGCGATAAAATTACAAACATATACTGCCGATAGCCTTACGCTAAATTCTCAGAAAGAGGATTTTATGATACGCGGCGGGCTTTGGGACGGGCGAAATTTATACGAGCTTTACGAGCAGGCAATGACTCCTAGAGAGTGGCATAAGGAGCTTTTTGATGTGGCTAGCAACGAGGGATTAATCTGCTTTTCAAGCCCATTTTGTAAAGATGACGTGGAGTTTTTAGAGCAGTTTAATCCGCCAGCTTACAAGATCGCAAGTTTTGAAGCGATTGATTATGATTTTGTAGAGTATGTCGCGAAGAAAAATAGACCGATCATCATATCAACAGGCATCGTAACTCACGAAGAGATTTCGGATATCGTTAAAATTTGCAAAAATGTCGGCAATAACAAAATCGCTCTTTTAAAATGCACTTCAAGCTATCCCGCGCCATTAAATGAGATGAATTTACTAAATATACCTACCATAAAAGATGAATTTAGCGTGGAAATCGGCTTTAGCGATCATACTTTAGGCATCGTTGCTCCTATCGTCGCAGTGAGTTTAGGTGCACGCATAATCGAAAAGCACTTCATACTAAATAAAGATATAAAAAGCGTAGATGATGCTTTTTCGCTTGATGAGACCGAATTTGCGCAGATGGTAAAAGCAGTGCGAGATGCTGAAGCCTTGCTTGGCAAAAAGCAGTTTATCTCAGGTGGTGAAAGCCGTAATTTTGCTCGCTCGCTTTATGCAAGCAAAGATATAAAAGTTGGAGAGAAATTTACTGAAGAAAATATAAGAAGCGTTCGTCCAGGATATGGGCTTCATCCTAAATTTAAAAAAGAAATTTTAGGCAAAACAGCTAAAAGAGGTATAGAATTTGCTAACAAGATTACTAAAGACGACTATTAA
- the pseH gene encoding UDP-4-amino-4,6-dideoxy-N-acetyl-beta-L-altrosamine N-acetyltransferase, whose product MIRLINFTELTKEQKMMVFDWRNDERVAKFMRSKNITLKEHLKFIDSLKSASDRLYFLVEENGEFIGVIDFINISDEECEFGLYANPNLKNQGAKLMQIIINYAFSELKVFRLNSCAYNFNEKAIALYEKLTLKFMTKMSYLRL is encoded by the coding sequence ATGATCCGTCTTATAAATTTTACCGAGCTTACAAAAGAGCAAAAGATGATGGTTTTTGATTGGCGAAACGATGAGCGAGTAGCGAAATTTATGCGCTCAAAAAATATAACCTTAAAAGAGCATCTTAAATTTATCGACAGCTTAAAAAGCGCTTCTGATAGACTTTACTTTTTGGTCGAAGAAAATGGCGAGTTTATCGGTGTGATCGACTTTATAAACATAAGCGATGAGGAGTGCGAATTCGGACTTTATGCAAATCCGAATTTAAAAAATCAAGGCGCAAAATTAATGCAAATTATAATTAACTATGCGTTTAGCGAGCTAAAGGTTTTTAGGCTCAATTCATGCGCTTATAATTTCAACGAAAAAGCCATTGCGCTTTATGAAAAATTGACTTTAAAATTTATGACAAAGATGAGCTATTTAAGGCTTTAA